NNNNNNNNNNNNNNNNNNNNNNNNNNNNNNNNNNNNNNNNNNNNNNNNNNNNNNNNNNNNNNNNNNNNNNNNNNNNNNNNNNNNNNNNNNNNNNNNNNNNNNNNNNNNNNNNNNNNNNNNNNNNNNNNNNNNNNNNNNNNNNNNNNNNNNNNNNNNNNNNNNNNNNNNNNNNNNNNNNNNNNNNNNNNNNNNNNNNNNNNNNNNNNNNNNNNNNNNNNNNNNNNNNNNNNNNNNNNNNNNNNNNNNNNNNNNNNNNNNNNNNNNNNNNNNNNNNNNNNNNNNNNNNNNNNNNNNNNNNNNNNNNNNNNNNNNNNNNNNNNNNNNNNNNNNNNNNNNNNNNNNNNNNNNNNNNNNNNNNNNNNNNNNNNNNNNNNNNNNNNNNNNNNNNNNNNNNNNNNNNNNNNNNNNNNNNNNNNNNNNNNNNNNNNNNNNNNNNNNNNNNNNNNNNNNNNNNNNNNNNNNNNNNNNNNNNNNNNNNNNNNNNNNNNNNNNNNNNNNNNNNNNNNNNNNNNNNNNNNNNNNNNNNNNNNNNNNNNNNNNNNNNNNNNNNNNNNNNNNNNNNNNNNNNNNNNNNNNNNNNNNNNNNNNNNNNNNNNNNNNNNNNNNNNNNNNNNNNNNNNNNNNNNNNNNNNNNNNNNNNNNNNNNNNNNNNNNNNNNNNNNNNNNNNNNNNNNNNNNNNNNNNNNNNNNNNNNNNNNNNNNNNNNNNNNNNNNNNNNNNNNNNNNNNNNNNNNNNNNNNNNNNNNNNNNNNNNNNNNNNNNNNNNNNNNNNNNNNNNNNNNNNNNNNNNNNNNNNNNNNNNCGTAGTGACCAGGCTTGTCACATCTCCAACATATCAGCTTTGAACGATTCTTCTTCGAGTTGTTATCTTCGGTGTGTGACGCACGGTTTTGGTTGTGTGACCTACCTCGACCTCTGCCTCTACCGTTCCGTCCTCTTCCTCTACCACGGGAATTCTCATAGCCCCTCTGACTATGCTCTTCATTGTTCGAAAACATCAGTTTCCCTTGGTCTTCTTTCTGAGTTTCTTCTCCTACACGCTCCTCGTACGCCTTAAGCCTTCCAACTATGTCTTCAAACCCCGTCGAGTTGAGATCTAGGACTTGCTCAAGTGATGCTACGATCTGGATATACTTGTGTCTTGGAAGACCCTTCAAGAACTTCTTGACCATCTTGGATTCTTCTATGTTTTCTCCCAACGAGGTTGCTTTGGATGATAGGCCCGATATCTTCCCCGCGAAGTCATCGACCGTATCTGCATCATCCATCTTCAACCTATCAAACTCCGTCATCAACGTCTGAAGTCTCGCCTCCCTTACACGATCAGCTCCTAGGTGTCGCGACTTGATGGCATTCCAGATCTCTTTTGATGCGGTTTGTTCTCCCACCTGGAGAATCAAAGTCTCTGGAACAGATTGAAACAAAAGAGCTATCGCAACATCGTTCTTCTTTTGATCATCTGAACCGGGTTCGATTGTGTCCCACACTTCATGAACACGTAGTAGAACCTTCATCCTCATCGACCAAACTGTGTAGTTTGTCGGTGACAACATCGGACATTGGATGGATGTAGATCCAAAGTCCTTCGTGCGTGGAGCCCTAGTCACGTCAGCCATCTTGCCGTGCGATCTCTTGTTCACAAGCACCAGGATCTTAAGCTACAACTTAAGCTTAGATCGAGTCTCCAACCTGAGGCTCTGATACCAATTCAGATCTCTTAGAAACACAAAGAGTTATAAGAACAACTTTTCTTATTACCTTTAGAAACTACTCAAAACTAAAGCTCTCAATATGTTTCACTCAGATCATATGGAACACCTCTCCATTAGACATATATTTATATGAAAGACAATTCCCTTTAACATGTGGGATATAGAAAACACAAACCTAACCTAAATAGAAACTTCATTTTCCTATTTCTAGGTTTCTTTATTGTGTTTATCTTAACATATTAAACATCTAATAATATGTTAAGTTTCCACAAGCTTGGAATTATCCAACATCTTTGGTCTTTAAGCAAAGTCTCCTTTCATCTCTGTCTCGTGGATGATTTGTTTTGGTATTGATGTGGTTACTCTTAACCCTCCTTCCCAACCAGCTGCTGGTTTAAGTATGTGTTTAGGTTGTTGTGATCTTTTTCGATTTCTCTGTAATATATACATGTCTTAAGACTAGGGAAACAACTGAATGTTATAAATCATATTGTAGATGTCTATAACCGGCCCGGTTCATAACCGGCCCGGTTATGCTAGAGAGAGAGAGAGAGAATCGGCATCTTGCATTTTCCTTATTAGATTATGATTTGTACTATTTCCATATTTGTATTTCCTTTCTTTAGTCTTTCCATTATTCTATGACGGTGTAATTCCCTATATATAAAGGGGTCCTTATGTTTATGAATAATACAGAAACATACATATTATATTCTCTAGTTTCACAACACGTTATCAACATAATAGAATCTAAATCTCTAAGCTAAAACAAACCGCCTAAAACCCTAACCCTAATCGGCGAACATCCTTACCGGCGAACCATCCTAATCCCGATCGCGAAACCTTACA
The DNA window shown above is from Brassica oleracea var. oleracea cultivar TO1000 chromosome C3, BOL, whole genome shotgun sequence and carries:
- the LOC106333472 gene encoding uncharacterized protein LOC106333472 (The sequence of the model RefSeq protein was modified relative to this genomic sequence to represent the inferred CDS: added 83 bases not found in genome assembly): MLSPTNYTVWSMRMKVLLRVHEVWDTIEPGSDDQKKNDVAIALLFQSVPETLILQVGEQTASKEIWNAIKSRHLGADRVREARLQTLMTEFDRLKMDDADTVDDFAGKISGLSSKATSLGENIEESKMVKKFLKGLPRHKYIQIVASLEQVLDLNSTGFEDIVGRLKAYEERVGEETQKEDQGKLMFSNNEEHSQRGYENSRGRGRGRNGRGRGRGRSHSHVEHKVPPRMRPEPCEATHMLPPTRS